The genomic window TCTGGCCTGGGGCAATGGGGGGGTCAGTGGCCCCGCGGCAGCTGCCCATAGCCCTGACCAGGCCGCGTGTCCCACAGGCCGGTGGCACTGACATTGGCTGGACGCTGGGCTACATGCTGAACCTGACCGGCGTGATCCCGGCCGAGGTGCCCGCCCGGTGGCGGGCGCAGAGCTATGGCATCTGGGCGGCTGGGGTCGTCTTTGCGGGGCTGACTCTCTTGGCTACCCTTGGGGCTGTGGCAGTCCACCTCCTGCGGCCCCGGGGCTAAGCTGGGCTGCCCCAGGCTGGACGGCTGTGCCGGCCAGAGCCTTCCTGAGCTCCTGAGCCCTGTCGGGGCTCCCTGTCCTGAGGGCTCCGGCCCCGTGGGCAGATGGCCCCACTCGGCCCTCGGGGTGGCTCTCCTCATCCCAGGCCCTCCGGGTCCCCTTCTCCACCACGCTTCCCAGGGGGGCGGGTGACTCACTCCCTGCACCACTCCAGGGCTGTGTGACCGAGGTGCTGTGGGACGTGGGGCCCGGTCCAGCCTGGAAGTGGGAGTGACCACCCAAGCAAGAGGGGCTGTGGCTCCCTGGGAGACGCTGGCAGTGGGGCCCTGGGGGTCTCTAGGAGAAGGCTGGGCAGAGGCCCAGCTGGTCCCCGGGCGTCGGGATCCAGGATCCGGGCTCTGGGCTTCCCCTGGAGtggcagccccacccccaccctcgaAGCCTTCGCCAGGCCCTCTAAGTGTACAAGCCCAGAATACAGACCACACCTTCGTGGGGGGAAGACTGCTTTATTAACACCCTCCTTGCCACGGGACGTCTTAGGGCTGGTTTCTTCACTGGGTTTGGGCTGGGCGGGGCGCCGGGTGGGGGTCTCAGGCTCCTCACACATACTGTCCAGCTGGGACCACAAAGCACTTGGGGAAAATGCCGATGCGGCCATCACAGTGACCCTCCAGCCATGCCTGGTCCACTGCATGCAAGGGGAGTCAGGGTTCCTCAGAGCACACCAAGCAAGGTCTGCTCACAGAAGCCCCTTGTGCCCCAGAGGCCCACTGACCTTCACACAGGACGTCCACGACATCCCCCTGCTGCAAGGCCAGGTCCTCAGGCCCCCGGGCAGAGTAGCTGTGCTGGGCCACCACCTGGCAGAGGGCAGGCCGGCCACCTGCTCCCTATGGCGGGAAGGGGGGCTAcagggctgcagggctggagAAGGGCCCCAGGGTCCCCCGTGCCCCACACTGAGACCCACACCCATGCAATCCTGAGGCTCACCCGGCACTGGAGCTGCAGGACCCCCGGGCTGGCTGCCGCGTCCCGCCAGGCCCTCTGCACTgcctcctccccggggagggggACCCAGCGCCCCTTGTTGCTGGGGTCTCGGTAACTGCAAAGAGACTCCTCAGAGTGGTGTcgagggggcagggggtgcttCTGGCGGGgcactgccctctgccctctgcagtcctgccccacctcccacccactcaCCTGAGCTGCCCACACTGGGCCTGGCGAGGCAGTGCTTGGCTCAGCAGGCTCCGCAGGCTGGACAGGTCAGCTCCTCTCGGGACCTTCAGGGCCAGGGTGAAGGCACACTGCACTGTGACGGTCACCGAGGACGCAGGGTCCCCCACAGCCACTCCCTGGGTCAGGGCAGAAAGGCAGTGGTCAGTCATGAAGCCCCACATCTGTATGCCCAGGGCCCGGCTGGGGTGGCCTTCGAGCaaagagggtgggaggggctggggctccagGCTTGGAAGGCTCTATCAGCTGGGGTCCCCAGGAGGGCCCCAAATCCCTGAAGAGTGGGGGTGACATGCAGGCCAGTGCCTCTTACCCCAGCACCCAAGGGATCCTCCAAAGGGCTGGGGTCCAGCCCCCCTGCCACGAGCGGCCCTGTGGAGGGTGACAGAGCAGAGACTCAGGTGGCCACCAGCCCCAAACTGGGACATTTTGGGGTAGAGTAGCCGTTGGCACCACATGCCCGCTGGGAGGCCCAAGGTAGCCAGCCGCCTCCCTCGGGGGCAAAGAGGCCGCTCCCAGCACCCCCAGACGCCTGCCCAGGACTCCCACCACCGAGAGCCTCTGCCCACCACCTGTAGCTCAGTATGTCCTTACCTGGAGGAACCTGTTTGCCAACTTGCTCCACACGGGGCCTCTGCAGGAAAAGCCACAGGCTGGGAGCaagggccagggaggggggcCCTGAGGATGGGGCAGCTTTCCCTGGCCTGGGGCTTGTTGCAGCAGACCCAGTGGTGAGGTTTATGGCCAGGGAGCCAGCTGATCAGCAGGAAGCCATAAATACAACCCGTGTGGGGTGTATTCAGGGCATGAACCAGGTCCCTATGGGCTGGAGACCATACTCAGCCTGCCTTACATCGGTGGGGAAGAATCTGTCATGCCCCCGACTGCCACCACCAAGCACTATGAGACGGGAGCTCCAGCCGGGGGTCCCCGGTGACCCTGGAGGCTGAGGACCCAGGCCAGGGGCCAGCTGGACTTCACCCCATGTAGGAGGTGCGAGAGGGGCAGCGGAACCTCCCAGAGGGGCCCCGGGATCCAGACGATCCTGACTCAGATTCTGGCTtcaaggggcggggggggggggggggggggtcgggaaGTTTGGTTATAAATGAAGTGTTTGGACCGTATCAGATTTTCCAGCTGGTTAAAGCCCTTCAGAAGTTGTTTGCTATTATGTCAGGAGGGTCAAGGACCTAAACCCTCAATGTACGAACCTAGTAAAGGCATCCTTAACCTGTGGGGATTTAATGAAGCTCAGTCATGACAGAGAACAATTGCTTTTCAGGGCACAGGTTTGTTTACCTTGAGTTAATGGAACATCTATGAAAGGGGAGGGACTGTGTTTTCTTATCGAGTCCTTGGATAAACTGCATGTTAAGTTCAACCACCTTCTCTGTGCATGGGCGACCCCTCTCCGGGCGCTGGCCCTGGGTGGTGGCCAGCCACACCCTCCTGGGGGCCTCTGCCCGGGAGAAGCCTGTATCCAGGAAGGCAGGCTAGGTGGCTGAATGGTACAGAAGCCCAGGCTGCAGTCCAGGGGCGTGGGGAGGACCACTGGACTCCTGTCTGTGCACCAGTGAGCACCAGCAAGCTCCCCAACCCTGGCGTCCAGCCACGGTGGCTGGCTCCAGCTCTGTCTCTGCCCTGACAGAGGAAgccacctgccctgccctgagACCCTCACAGTGCCTGGCTGTGGCTGCTGGTCCCCATGCTCAGCCTGGTGGGGGGTGTCCTCCCAGCACTGTGGCTcctgtccccccaaccccagcccggGCTCACTCACCCGCTCATCATAGATGACCTGCGCCACCTGTCCAGAGCCAACCTCTGTCTCTGCCTCAAGGGGCATCCTGGGACCACAGGGGGTGGCAGTGCTGCAGGGGCCTGAGTCTCCAgacctggggggcgggggggagcccTCATTCCCAGGACTTGCCCAACTTGTTCCCCTCCCAACACAGCCTGAGAAGAACACCAAGTGTGGAGAAGAGGGGCAGCGCAGAGCAGGCCCCGGGCGGGGAACTGCTCTATGTCCCTACACCCTGTGCAACCTTGAGCAGCATCCCCTCTCTCGAGTTGGAACAGCCCCACCAGTGAGGGTCCAGTCTGGCAATGCCAGAGGAGTAATCACGTCAGCCCACAACCCAGTCAGCACCCTCCTTGGGCACCTTGGCTCCGAGCCTCGGTGCTACTTGGAGTCATGGTGACCTGAAGTCTCAACTCCCCTCTGGTGCCCACTGAGGCTTGGATGCTGCTTCTATGAGAACGGGGCACAGGGCTCTTCCTCACGAGCAGGATGGGCTCAGGACAGCGTAAGCCCTGGGCATCTGGACAAAGGGGGCATGGGCAGGGCTGAGAGAGGCTAGACACCTCTTCCCTGGCCTCAGGGGCTGCGATGCAGGCCTCACACCAAGGCCTCTGCCCCAAGAGGAGAAACCAGCATGCAGAGGGGAGACCCACTCCTTCCTACCGTGGGGCAGCTCCAGGTCTGCCTTCACCATCGGCATCCCGAACCTATGGGTACAGAATGACGTCTTCTGTCAGGATCCCTGTGGGTGAGTGTCAGGGCAGGGAGGCCCAGCATTGTCCCCGCCCCCTGCTACCCCAGGCAAGACTCTCACACAGAATAGGCCTGCCACTCCCAAGTTCAGATCAGAGCAAGGTTGGGGAGCCCCGAGGGAGGGTTCAGAGCACTTTCCTCCCTTCACAGTAAAAAGGTCTGAAATGCTCAGGCCTGCAAAATCACAGAAGTCTGGGCTGGCTGGAAGGCTACCCACACACCTGGGGCTGCTGAGGCTGGGTGCCCTCGTGCTGGTCTTCGGGGATGGCAGAGGTTACCACCTGGTGAGGGACAGCAGGAGACAGCAGAGTCAGGGACCCTGTGATGTCCgctcccagcccctgctgcccACGCCTGAGTGTCCCATCTGCCATGTGGGGGCTGCCCACACCTGACCCAAGGCTGCAAAAGCGCCATGGTGGGGGCTAAAAGGTAGGAAAAATATGTCTGATAAAGGAAAACATCTGTGTTGAcagttctaaattatttttaatacaacttttgaaatatttttatttcttagaagtCTTATACTGTGATAAACAAACTCTAAATTCAGTTTAATGCAGCTCAGAGCCGCCTGGCCCCTGCCAGCAGATGTTTGCAAAGATGAGGTGTTTGGGGCATGTGACCTCACCAGCCCTGTACCTGGTCACACACAGCGTGCCGGCCCTCAGTGACCTTGGTGGGTGCTGGGGTTAACCCAAGGGCCACCAGCTTGAAACCCAAGCAAATTTTCCTTTGTGCACAGAGGAGTTACTTCTCTGCATTCCACCCCCGCTCCCCAATGTTCTGGGACTTTGGTGATGCTGCATGGCCCAGGCCAGCCTACCCCGGGGCCTCCTTGGGATCTCACTCTCTGGGGCAGAGATGCAGGgagataaagagacagaaaaatacagGGAGGTGCTGAGGCCAGAAGAGCATGGCTGAGGCAGAGGCGGGCGGGGACAGCACTGCCCTGGGGATCCCTGCCAAAAAGTCATGAGACCCCTCCTCCTCAGCCAGCTTCTGGTGGGTTCTGCCTCCTGGTTCCAAGAGCCCAGAATCTGTGAACTCCACTTGGAGACACTGCCCCTGACCCAGGAAGCTCAGGCACTCTGCAGTTTGGGGGTGGCCTTGTGCCCACTCTCCACCCACCTACCGAAGCCTTTCTAACGACAGGGGCCCCTGTGAGCTCAGCACCTGCGGCTGCTGAAGGCCCCCGAGCCCGGGGGCCACAGGAAGTGAGCCGCTGCCCCCTTACCTTGGCCTTGCCTAGGAAATCCACTGGTTCCAGATGCTCCAGGTGCCGCCTGTGGGGCCGGAAGACCTCACCCCTGGGGACCTGCCGAGGCTGCAGGTGGGCCTGTTTCTGGAGGGGGTCCGGCCAATGCAGACCTGAGCATCTAACCAGGGCTGTGGCCTCAGGGACCCTCCGCCCACTTCTCACAGGCCCTGGGAAGTCCTTTCCCAGCCCGACACCAGGGCACACCGGCCACCTCCCTCTAGAAATTTCTTCATCTCACAGAGTTGGTCTTGGGGGGCCTGGACTGTGGGCCATGGGCCCAACAGCACCCGGGGGTGGGGCCGGCCTGCTCTCCACCTGCCCACCCCTCACCTGCAGTTGGTCCAGGGCGGCGTGCAGGTCGCCGGCCCCTTCCGGCCCCTTCGAGAGGGCCTCCTCTAGGCTGCGGGTGGCCTCAGCCCAGAGTCCTAGCCGGCACTGTGCTGCCCCCACGTTGAAGAGCACCTGGGAGCGAGGTGAGAGATGACAGCCTACTACCTCACTTATCTCCCCTCCTCTGGCCTCACCCCTGGTCCCATCCCCAGAGCAGCCCTTCAGGCCTCAACCTCCCCCTTTGCTCCCCACGCCTCCCCTGCCTCTGATCCGGATTCCACCCCAGGCCCGCACCAGGTCCCTCTCCTGGCCCCGCCCCCAGTCCCGCCCCTGGCACCTCTCCTGGCCCCACCTCCGGTACCTTCCTGGACCACTCTCCTGGCCCCGCCTCTAGTCCCGCCCCCGGCCCGTCTCCGGCCCCGCCTCCAACCCTTCTCCTGGTCCCACCGCCAGTCCCATCTCCTGGCCCCACCTCCAGTCCCGCCCCGACCCCTCTCCTGGCCCCACCTCCAGTCCCTTCTCTTACCCCCCTCCTGGCCCCGCCCCTGGCGCCTCtcctggccccgcccccagccccgacCCCGAACACGTCGCGCCTCAGGCACAGCCCCCGAGGGCTCTTTTGGGTGCCCAGCCTGAAGCGGAGCTTGCCTGGCTCAGTGGCTCTGCCGGGCAGGCCTCACTCTCCAGACCCCGCAGCTGCACCGGTTCATCGCTCTGGCGCTTCTCTGCTCCGAACATCAGGGGCAGATTTCCGAGCTCTGGGAGCATCCTCTCCGCCCATTCTGCATCTGGCCTGGCCCCTTTTGCAGCCCCTTCGACTGTGTGCTGCCCTGCTCAGTGCCCTGCTCTGGGGTGCTGTCCAAGGAACCCCTTCCTCTGTCCTGTCGCCTTCCTCACGCCCAACCCCGTGTGAAAAGACGTTTGGACAGACAGGTTGGGTCGGGTTAAGGCTGTCGCCAGAGGGACGTGCTGAGGGCAGAAGCGAAGTGGCCCGGTGCTCCTGGGAGCCGACACTGCCCGCTGACCCCTCGGCTGCTGCAAAGGCAGCAAGTGCTTGCCCAGCTTGGCCCTATGTCAAGAGAAACCAACCCGTTCTTCCCGCGGCCCTCCGTCCCCATGGCCTGCCAGGTGACCCCACACTCCCAAGAGCCAGCTGGCCACCCTCTGGAGATGCTGTTACACGGCTGGGTAGGGGTCACTGCCAGGCCAACGCCCCATGCCCCGCCCTGCACTGTTGGGTGCCCTGGGCCAGGGGACCCAGGCGGGCTGTGGAGCCCACCCGGTGGGACTTTCCCATGATTTGTTGACTGCAACACAGGCTGCTTGGAGAAGGCTCCAGGCGGCATGTTTCCGGGAGTGCTGGGGGTGTCCTCTCGATTCCCCTTGGTGTCAGCCACAAGgagaggctgggggggggggggctcacaGCCAAGCTGTATTCCTTCTGACCCCACCTGCCTCTCTCTGctgactctgaccctcccccgccctTCTCCTGGTGGCCTTCCACCTCTTCTGCCCCTAAGCTTCCTTGGGGTGAAAGTGTGGCCAGGAGGGGTAGCAGGGCGTCTCAGGCGTGAGGGAGCATATCAGTCAACATGACCCCACCTGGGGCAGTAACAAGACAGTGGGCCCCAGAGGACGGGGCCTGAAGGGGCTCCCGGGCCATCCACCCACAGACAGCACCTCCAGGGCCCCCAGCTGGCCCCCCTCTTGGAGGCCAGCTCCCCGTACAAGTCTGGTGCAAGCTCACCTCCCAGGCCTTCAGCTTGAACCGCAGGCCCAGCTGCGTATAGTCAATGGTGGCGTTATCCCTTAGCTGTGCCAGGGCCAGCCAGAAGTCGGACAGGGCCTCCTGGAACCTGTGGGCAGTGGGGGATTAGGGGGGTGTTCTCAGTGGCTTTAGGGAAAGGCTCcaagccctgccccagcctcccctgcccccatctccaGGGACACCTGCTAGGGAGCAGTGGTGGCCACCCAGGTCctagcacatggtaggcactcaagtACCAACCAATGGGTCAAGGGATTGACATACAGACGTGGCTGTGGGAGGTAGAGGGGGTACCACGCCTGGGGTGTGAGGTGATGTCAGCTCTGATCCAGCTCTGCCTTCTGGAAATCTCACTCCCCTGACTGGGGCCCCTGTCTGCACCCCAGGCCCTCTTCCACCCCTGGCTGTGTGGAGTGCCCTGAGCatttccctcctgcctctcagGACCCCCATCGCCTGTGGGCCTCCCTCTGCAGAGACCTGCTGGAAGCTCCTCAGCCTCCACTGGAATCCCCATCTCCCCCAGGCAGGCTTCTGGACCCATGTGAGGAGGAGGTTGCCCCCAGAGTCTGCCTGCTTGGCATGGGGCCATCTGCTGGGCTTGTCCTGGGGGctaggtggggcagggggaagatGAGCTTGTCCTGCAGAATGTTTCCTTCTCTGGGAAGGACCACAGTGCAAAGAGCCCAGGTGAGCACTGAGGACCCCAACCACTTCTGTGTCCCGCTCCAGCATGAGCACAGTATCCTCTCCAGGCCTCCCTGGGGCTGTAGAGGAGGGGTTGGCAAGAGGAGGTGACCCATAGGAAGAGAGGGGGAGCGGGGAGCATAAGAATGGACTTTGCAGGGAAAAAGCCGTCAGAGAAGAAACAAGGCATCCCTGTGCTCACCTCTCCAGCTGGAAGTTGGCCACTCCTCGCTGGAAGAAGCCAACAGCCATGCAGGTGTCCTTGGTCACTGCTTGGTCAAATGCCTGGGGACAGAAATGCCCATGGATTGCCAAGGTCTGCAATTCTATCACCCCTGTGTCACAGACACAGTCCAGGCAGATGACCAGTGGCAGGGGGCCAAGGAATTCCACTGGACCCCAGGACAGCCACCGGCAGAGAGAAGTTTCCCGCACCAGTCCAGGGGCCTCCAGAGCTCACGCCTGGGTACCTGCATCACCATTCAGTTTTCCTTGGTGCCACGACCAGAATCAGCCTGAGCTCCCGAAGTGCAAAGAGCACAGCGAGGTGTTGTCATAAACCAATCTGTCTGCCGTGAGGACAGGGGAAACAACAGAAGGGAACACTCCAGCACGTTAATAATAGTTACCTCTGGGGCATGGAGTTATAcgagatttttgtctttttaaaatcctatttctGATAGTTCATACAAAATGACACTTCTTATCTATTAGAATCAGaaagacgggcgcctgggtggctcagtcagttaagcatctgccttgagctcaggtcatgatcccggcgtcctgggaccgagtcccgcatcgggctccctgctcagcggggagcctgcttctccctctccctctgtctcatcccccctgctcgtgctctctctctctctctctctcaaataaataaataaaatctttaaaaaagtattagaaagaacaagaacacaaAAGTCTTAGTATGTGTGTAAGGTACAGCTCTTCCCTAAACTTCATTCAGACGAGGTCGACTATTCCTAATGAGGACAGCAACCATCAGTTAAACATGGGTAATAGGAGGGGCGTCACGGTCTTACAAGTCTGGCCAAACTGGGGGGCTTACTGCAGAACTGGGATCGACCTAAGGTTGAAGGTACACACGGAGGCATTGATGAGGGGGCCCTCAGTGCCAGAGAAATCCACTCGTTTGCTACCCGGCCACCCAGAGCAGCCAAGTCAAGGTCACGTAGGGTCCCTATCAACAGACTGCTTCCCTGCCTACGCCCCCCCTCACCCTGCCCTGCTCCTCAGAGACAGTTCCGGTAATTGTAGCCCTTCCATCTGCTTTAAAAAATCCCCATATTTCCAACTAATGCGCCCATGCTATTATTACTCAATTTTATTGACTTTGGACAGTCCCCCCTCTTCTCTTAGGGTAAAGAATTCAATACCATATTCTTCTGCTCACCACCTCTGTCCCTTCTCTAGTTAAATCACAGTCTATGAATAAGTGATAAATGGATTGGCCTTATATCTACTATTGACTGAGCTACCTAGTGTCTGGTGATTATATTCCCTTTCTTGGATAAcactttaaaactgaaattgttACTAAGAATTGTAGATTCATATGCAGATGCAAGAAATGACAGAGGAGATCCCTTGTACCCTTTGCCCAGTCTCCCCCCCCAAGTCCCGTGGTTTTACAAGTTTTACAAGA from Zalophus californianus isolate mZalCal1 chromosome 13, mZalCal1.pri.v2, whole genome shotgun sequence includes these protein-coding regions:
- the NOXA1 gene encoding NADPH oxidase activator 1 isoform X2; this encodes MPSRGDLVRDWHRGVQAVARGDWGCALRLFSGDPEPPARMCFNVGCVHLLAGDPEAALRAFDQAVTKDTCMAVGFFQRGVANFQLERFQEALSDFWLALAQLRDNATIDYTQLGLRFKLKAWEVLFNVGAAQCRLGLWAEATRSLEEALSKGPEGAGDLHAALDQLQKQAHLQPRQVPRGEVFRPHRRHLEHLEPVDFLGKAKVVTSAIPEDQHEGTQPQQPQVRDADGEGRPGAAPRSGDSGPCSTATPCGPRMPLEAETEVGSGQVAQVIYDERRPRVEQVGKQVPRGADLSSLRSLLSQALPRQAQCGQLSYRDPSNKGRWVPLPGEEAVQRAWRDAAASPGVLQLQCRGAGGRPALCQVVAQHSYSARGPEDLALQQGDVVDVLCEVDQAWLEGHCDGRIGIFPKCFVVPAGQYV
- the NOXA1 gene encoding NADPH oxidase activator 1 isoform X3: MPSRGDLVRDWHRGVQAVARGDWGCALRLFSGDPEPPARMCFNVGCVHLLAGDPEAALRAFDQAVTKDTCMAVGFFQRGVANFQLERFQEALSDFWLALAQLRDNATIDYTQLGLRFKLKAWEVLFNVGAAQCRLGLWAEATRSLEEALSKGPEGAGDLHAALDQLQKQAHLQPRQVPRGEVFRPHRRHLEHLEPVDFLGKAKVVTSAIPEDQHEGTQPQQPQVRDADGEGRPGAAPRSGDSGPCSTATPCGPRMPLEAETEVGSGQVAQVIYDERVPRGADLSSLRSLLSQALPRQAQCGQLSYRDPSNKGRWVPLPGEEAVQRAWRDAAASPGVLQLQCRGAGGRPALCQVVAQHSYSARGPEDLALQQGDVVDVLCEVDQAWLEGHCDGRIGIFPKCFVVPAGQYV
- the NOXA1 gene encoding NADPH oxidase activator 1 isoform X1; amino-acid sequence: MPSRGDLVRDWHRGVQAVARGDWGCALRLFSGDPEPPARMCFNVGCVHLLAGDPEAALRAFDQAVTKDTCMAVGFFQRGVANFQLERFQEALSDFWLALAQLRDNATIDYTQLGLRFKLKAWEVLFNVGAAQCRLGLWAEATRSLEEALSKGPEGAGDLHAALDQLQKQAHLQPRQVPRGEVFRPHRRHLEHLEPVDFLGKAKVVTSAIPEDQHEGTQPQQPQVRDADGEGRPGAAPRSGDSGPCSTATPCGPRMPLEAETEVGSGQVAQVIYDERRPRVEQVGKQVPPGPLVAGGLDPSPLEDPLGAGGVAVGDPASSVTVTVQCAFTLALKVPRGADLSSLRSLLSQALPRQAQCGQLSYRDPSNKGRWVPLPGEEAVQRAWRDAAASPGVLQLQCRGAGGRPALCQVVAQHSYSARGPEDLALQQGDVVDVLCEVDQAWLEGHCDGRIGIFPKCFVVPAGQYV